In Aegilops tauschii subsp. strangulata cultivar AL8/78 chromosome 3, Aet v6.0, whole genome shotgun sequence, one genomic interval encodes:
- the LOC109764729 gene encoding disease resistance protein RGA5-like → MAGIMVSASTGVMNSLLGKLATLMGEEFAKLKNLRKEVKYISDELNSMKDALESLADVDEMDKQTARWRDAVREMSYDIEDIIDDFICKIGEKSKKSRFVHDTIQRLRTSRVRHKIAGQIEDIRKLVRETSARSERYKVGVPTSRNVAVDQRVVALYEDAAKLVGMDGPTNELVSWLKDEENELKVVSIVGFGGLGKTTLANEVYHKLKGEFNCGAFVPVSQKPNILKLLHSLLAQLGCGQSIHDCELNVLLDQLRDNLKTKRYLVIIDYLWDVSAWSIIKCAFPVNNLGSRLIVTTRIKNVAEACCFGHHERILEMKPLSEEDSRKLFFNRIFFSEEACPGQLRDVSVEILKKCAGLPLAIISISSLLASESSQQKERWKHVQNSLGSVSGTNLTLEAMRHILNLSYKNLPHHLKTCFLYLGMFPEDYTIYRDDLVGLWISEGFVSTACGQSPEQTAISYFNELVNRSLIQPLWIDVGGSVRSCKVHDMLLDLILYKSAEENFITPVDNPEAITGQLQKPRRMLFNLAGATLPGDVSMSQVRSFAMWRGSMNIPSLSYFKYLRVFIADFRFSSADDNQKINLIGLCKLYQLRHIQIRGCWNCQLPTQIRGLQMLETFHIDGSCIPMDIFLLPHLLDLCVPGVKRLPEGIGKVKSLQHLYPFDTLHTSLDSIKGLGELTNLSSLVLTTVFSEDVDMDVLNSSLAKLCNLEWLKIFSSLIPEALTLSPPPPNLVTLLMRKRSGRAPNWIGELRNLQNLDLTVEKLNKDGVGILAELPALIYLQLKFDRALEETIAIDGAAFPVLKRFDVTWENMRHLAFQAGAMPKLQRLHLDLNARGWNQDENAAPTGIEHLLALERIYVMIVSGTEYEKRSAESAIRSAINMHPSHAHIKLDLQCLDVHGK, encoded by the exons ATGGCTGGAATAATGGTGAGCGCTTCTACTGGGGTGATGAACTCTCTCCTGGGTAAGCTGGCCACCCTGATGGGGGAGGAGTTCGCCAAGCTAAAGAACTTGAGGAAGGAGGTTAAGTACATCAGCGACGAGCTGAACAGCATGAAGGATGCTCTAGAGAGCCTTGCAGATGTTGATGAGATGGATAAACAGACCGCGAGGTGGAGGGATGCAGTCAGGGAGATGTCATATGACATCGAGGATATTATTGATGACTTCATCTGCAAAATTGGGGAGAAAAGCAAAAAATCTAGGTTTGTCCATGACACCATTCAACGCCTTAGAACTTCAAGGGTCCGCCATAAGATTGCTGGTCAGATTGAGGACATCAGGAAACTCGTACGTGAAACAAGTGCACGTAGTGAGAGGTATAAGGTCGGTGTCCCCACATCGCGCAATGTGGCTGTTGACCAACGGGTTGTCGCACTCTATGAGGATGCAGCTAAACTTGTTGGTATGGATGGCCCAACCAATGAGCTTGTCAGTTGGCTAAAAGATGAGGAGAATGAGTTGAAGGTTGTATCAATTGTTGGCTTTGGAGGTTTAGGCAAAACAACACTCGCCAATGAGGTGTACCATAAGCTGAAGGGGGAGTTCAATTGTGGTGCATTTGTGCCAGTGTCTCAAAAGCCAAATATTTTGAAACTTCTGCATAGTTTATTAGCCCAACTCGGGTGTGGACAATCTATTCATGATTGCGAGTTAaatgttcttcttgatcaactcagAGATAATCTAAAAACCAAGAG ATACTTGGTTATCATCGATTATTTATGGGATGTATCAGCATGGAGTATTATTAAATGTGCTTTCCCAGTAAATAATCTTGGTAGTAGATTAATAGTAACTACAAGAATCAAGAATGTGGCTGAGGCATGTTGTTTCGGTCATCACGAGCGCATTCTAGAAATGAAACCTCTTAGTGAAGAAGACTCAAGGAAATTGTTTTTTAATAGGATATTTTTCTCTGAAGAAGCTTGTCCAGGTCAACTCAGAGATGTTTCAGTTGAGATTCTCAAGAAATGTGCTGGTTTGCCACTTGCAATCATTAGCATATCCAGCCTATTAGCAAGTGAAAGTTCTCAGCAAAAGGAGAGGTGGAAACATGTACAAAATTCTTTGGGGTCAGTGTCGGGCACAAATCTCACCTTGGAAGCAATGAGACATATCCTGAACCTTAGTTACAAAAATCTTCCTCACCACCTCAAGACATGCTTCTTGTATCTTGGTATGTTTCCGGAGGACTATACAATATATAGGGATGATTTGGTAGGTCTCTGGATATCCGAAGGTTTTGTTAGTACAGCATGCGGACAAAGCCCAGAACAGACTGCGATAAGTTATTTCAATGAGCTTGTCAACAGGAGCCTTATTCAGCCTTTATGGATTGACGTGGGTGGGTCAGTGAGATCTTGCAAAGTACATGATATGTTGTTGGATCTTATTTTGTACAAGTCTGCTGAAGAGAATTTTATCACTCCAGTAGACAACCCAGAGGCCATTACAGGACAGCTTCAAAAGCCCCGTCGGATGCTCTTCAACTTGGCTGGTGCAACATTGCCAGGGGACGTTAGTATGTCACAAGTGCGGTCATTTGCAATGTGGAGAGGCTCCATGAATATACCGTCATTGTCATATTTTAAGTATCTTCGAGTTTTTATTGCTGACTTCCGTTTCAGTTCTGCTGATGACAACCAGAAAATCAACCTGATAGGACTGTGTAAGTTATATCAGCTGCGACATATACAGATTCGTGGCTGTTGGAACTGCCAGCTACCAACCCAAATTAGAGGGTTACAGATGCTGGAAACATTCCATATAGATGGGTCCTGTATCCCAATGGATATTTTTCTCCTGCCGCACTTGTTGGATCTGTGTGTTCCAGGCGTTAAAAGGCTGCCTGAGGGCATTGGTAAAGTGAAATCCCTACAACATCTGTATCCGTTTGACACACTGCACACCTCACTCGACAGTATCAAGGGTCTAGGAGAGCTCACCAATCTGAGTTCTCTAGTTCTCACAACCGTTTTTTCTGAAGATGTGGACATGGATGTTCTAAACTCTTCTTTGGCAAAACTTTGTAACCTTGAGTGGCTGAAGATATTTTCATCTTTGATACCTGAGGCACTAACCTTGTCGCCTCCTCCCCCCAACCTTGTGACACTGCTCATGAGGAAAAGGTCCGGCCGTGCCCCTAACTGGATTGGGGAACTCCGTAACCTCCAGAACTTGGATCTCACTGTCGAGAAGCTGAACAAGGATGGTGTTGGTATTCTTGCGGAGTTACCAGCCCTCATCTACCTGCAATTAAAGTTTGATAGAGCACTGGAAGAAACAATTGCCATCGATGGGGCAGCATTCCCGGTCCTAAAGCGGTTTGATGTCACGTGGGAAAACATGCGACACCTGGCCTTCCAAGCTGGGGCAATGCCTAAACTCCAGAGGCTCCATCTAGACTTGAACGCCAGAGGGTGGAACCAGGACGAGAATGCCGCACCTACAGGTATCGAGCACTTGTTAGCACTTGAAAGAATCTATGTAATGATCGTTAGTGGTACTGAATATGAAAAGAGAAGTGCGGAGTCAGCCATTAGGAGCGCTATCAACATGCATCCTAGCCATGCTCAcatta AACTCGATCTGCAATGTCTTGACGTCCACGGAAAGTAA